The following are from one region of the Anabas testudineus chromosome 2, fAnaTes1.2, whole genome shotgun sequence genome:
- the LOC113163300 gene encoding trace amine-associated receptor 13c-like — MDGTDSPHLCFPNLNSSCRRLLRPPSETALLYTLLVFVSLLTVTLNSLVIFSIPHFRQLHTPTNTLLLSLAVSDLLLGLLVMPIEGLRYIETCWLLGRLLCALSPYVLYCLTSASVGHMVLISIIRYVTICDPLQHSSKITMTNVKICICLCWTSSVIYNALILMDHMGNPDRFSSCHGECVVVINYIPGTVDLFVTFVAPCTVMVVLSMRVFLAALSQVRVIQSQKAAISVEAAPTARKSQRKAARTLGILIVVFLMCFCPYYYPTLAGKDTSSSLSYYSILAWIMMLNSCMNPLIYALFYPWFRKAIKLIFTLKILQAQSQKDMIL; from the coding sequence ATGGATGGCACTGATAGCCCCCACCTCTGCTTCCCCAACCTCAACTCCTCCTGCAGACGACTGCTACGACCACCGTCTGAGACTGCACTGCTCTACACcctgcttgtgtttgtctctctgctgaCTGTCACACTCAATTCTCTCGTCATTTTCTCCATCCCCCACTTCAGACAGCTCCACACTCCGACTAACACCCTGCTACTGTCGCTGGCTGTGTCCGACCTGCTGCTGGGACTGCTGGTGATGCCCATCGAAGGCCTGCGTTACATAGAAACATGCTGGTTACTGGGGAGGTTATTATGTGCTCTGAGTCCTTATGTTCTATACTGTCTAACTTCTGCCTCTGTGGGCCACATGGTGCTCATATCTATAATCCGTTATGTGACTATCTGTGACCCACTGCAGCACTCCTCTAAGATCACCATGACTAATGTTAAAatctgtatctgtctctgttGGACATCCTCAGTTATCTACAATGCTTTAATTTTAATGGACCACATGGGGAATCCTGACAGATTCAGCTCCTGTCATGGGGagtgtgttgttgttatcaACTACATCCCAGGAACTGTTGACCTATTTGTCACCTTTGTTGCTCCCTGTACTGTCATGGTTGTGTTGTCTATGAGGGTGTTTCTGGCAGCTCTTTCTCAGGTGCGTGTCATTCAGTCACAGAAAGCTGCTATCAGTGTTGAAGCAGCTCCAACTGCTAGAAAatcacagagaaaagcagcaaggACTCTTGGGATACTgatagttgtgtttctaatgtgtttctGCCCTTATTACTATCCCACACTCGCAGGTAAGGACACCTCATCCAGCTTGTCTTATTACTCCATATTAGCTTGGATCATGATGCTGAACTCTTGTATGAATCCTCTGATTTATGCTCtgttctacccctggtttagaaaagccATCAAACTCATTTTCACACTCAAAATACTGCAGGCCCAATCCCAGAAGGACATGATTCTGTAA
- the LOC113163297 gene encoding stomatin-like protein 2, mitochondrial: protein MLRTLCRTGGAVLKNSQLTVPRLWVTPAQQRWASRLPMNTVVLFVPQQEAWVVERMGRFHRILEPGLNLLIPILDRIRYVQSLKEIVIDVPEQSAVSLDNVTLQIDGVLYLRILDPFKASYGVEDPEYAVTQLAQTTMRSELGKLTLDKVFRERESLNSNIVHSINQASDEWGIRCLRYEIKDIQVPPRIKESMQMQVEAERRKRATVLESEGTREASINVAEGRKQAQILASEGEKAEQINKATGEAQAVLAIAEAKSKAIRLLAEALAEQNGNAAASLSVAEQYVSAFSNLAKESNTVLLPSNTGDVSGMVTQAMTIYRTLSKPRLQVGSIKAETEEPSEDTPTHSTPSQ, encoded by the exons atgttacgGACACTGTGTCGGACAGGTGGAGCCGTTTTAAAG aACTCCCAGCTGACTGTGCCCAGGTTGTGGGTGACCCCAGCCCAACAACGATGGGCCTCCCGCCTACCCATGAACACCGTGGTCCTGTTTGTGCCACAGCAGGAAGCCTGGGTGGTAGAGAGGATGGGTCGCTTTCACCGCATCTTAGAGCCG GGACTGAATCTCCTTATTCCAATACTTGACCGGATCCGTTATGTGCAAAGTCTCAAAGAGATTGTTATTGACGTCCCTGAACAATCAGCTGTATCCCTTG ATAATGTGACACTGCAAATTGACGGAGTTCTTTATTTAAGAATTTTAGATCCTTTTAAG GCTAGTTATGGCGTGGAGGATCCAGAGTATGCAGTGACTCAGCTCGCACAAACCACAATGCGTTCAGAACTGGGCAAACTCACGCTGGATAAAGTATTCAGG GAAAGGGAGTCTCTTAATTCCAACATCGTCCACTCCATCAATCAAGCGTCAGATGAATGGGGAATCCGATGCCTGCGTTACGAAATTAAAGATATACAAGTTCCACCTCGTATTAAAGAATCAATGCAGATGCAG GTGGAGGCTGAGCGGAGGAAGAGAGCTACAGTGCTGGAGTCTGAGGGCACACGGGAAGCGTCCATCAACGTGGCAGAGGGTCGCAAGCAAGCCCAGATCCTAGCttcagagggagagaaagctgAGCAGATCAACAAAGCTACAG GTGAGGCCCAAGCTGTGTTAGCCATAGCAGAAGCCAAATCCAAAGCCATTCGTCTGTTAGCAGAGGCTCTGGCTGAACAG AACGGAAACGCTGCAGCCTCACTGAGTGTTGCTGAACAATATGTCTCTGCTTTCTCCAACCTCGCCAAAGAGTCCAACACTGTGCTTCTGCCCTCCAATACTGGTGATGTTAGTGGGATGGTCACACAG GCCATGACTATTTACAGGACATTATCCAAACCGAGGCTACAAGTTGGCAGCATAAAGGCTGAAACAGAGGAACCCAGTGAAGACACTCCAACCCATTCAACACCATCTCAATAG